The nucleotide sequence GTCGGCTGGTCCACGAACAACAAGTACGCCTCGTCGTTCCACCCATAGGTGTTGTAGTAGAGTTCACCAGACGTCTCGTTCATCATGCAGGGGCCGAGCTCCGTGAGCAAGGCCATGCTGGAGCTGCACCCAGGACCACCCGTCATCCACAGGATCACTGGCGGCGGGTGACCGCTGGATGGCCACCTACGGGGGCTGAACAGCCAGAAGAAGTAGTGTTTCAGCGTGTTATTGATGCCGGGAATTTGGATATAGCCGCTCGACTGCATCACTGAGCCATCACACTCCGCGTAGCCGTGATGTGGCGCACTTGCGTCAACGGTGCCCAGGCACGTAACGGGCACCGTCGCCACTAGCAGCgcgaccagcagcgctgtcttCGAGTGAGAAGCTGTCATTGGCGACGTACtgcgaggaaagagagaggaggacacgCAAGAGGAATCATAGAATGGAAGCCAAAGAGTGGTGGATGGGGAGGACGTAGTGCTACTCGAGCCGCGTGTGTCGCTGGAACACACCCACTCACATAGTAAACAGCAAGGTACTGTTTCGCTGATATTGTACAGGTTTTAGCAAGAGTGTAGCGAGAGAAGGTCGCtcgaggagaggaggacagaCGGTCATGTAGCAGCGGGTGCAAGATGACGTAGTGGGCAaatggggagagggtgggtaGGAGGGGAAGCCAAGGAGCGCTACAGAGAGAAGCCttttctcctgctcctcctcccccctgcccTTCTCCTTACTGGCCCTCTGTTCTTTCCttgtatgtgggtgtgtttaGTGTGTTGTTGCTCGGGGTAGAAGTTTTCAGGTTATGGGGTGCGcagggagacagagagacagacagacagagagagagagagcgagagagcacCCGAAAGAAGGGTGGTGGGGATAATGCTGCCTGTGGGGCCGCAACCTTGCCAAAGGAGAGCCAACGAAAAGCGACACAGAAGGGGCACACgaagcccacacacacatatatatatatatatatagcgGTTActagagaaaaagagcgggGCAGGGGGCAGGGGGCTGGGAGGGGTTGCGTGCAGTCTGGAAACAATGACAGATGTggcctgcgccttctctcaCTGTGGCGCACCAGAGAGGACGTGGAacaggcgtgtgtgtgtgtgtgtgtactgaGAGGAGAGCAGGTCAAGCGGTAGTGAGAAAGCGATATGGGGCTGACGGCAGGaccggaaaaaaaaaagaagagagaagtgcaAATCTCGTTTTTATTGTTGTGGTTCTTTTttggctgctgcgtcgctctacccccacccccctctctccactgctGCAATGACGCACATCGGTAGGTACGAGGGAAACCACTGCCGCAAAGCGTGGCGCAGTCCatgtgcgcacacacacacaccagcgcTCCTACGTACACGTACTGGCATTCTAGCGAGatgggaaaggaggagggcgatgAACCACCACccgtgcttctctctctgtgtgtgtggctaTCTTCGGTattggaggaggaggggccgAAGTACGTATGAAGGCGGATTGGCATTGATAACAGCTCCACCCCCTCAGTACTCCTCAGGAGGAAAGTCGCCCACCTTCACCTGATCGGGGCGCATCACACCGCCGTACAGGGGCAAGCATTCAAACAGTGTTACCCCTTTAACAGTGCCGTTGGATTTGCCGACGGGCTCGTCAAACTCGACGCCGACCCAGTACCCCGGCTTCAGTGCGGCAACGCGTCCAACGTACCGCACCGTGCCGAAGCGCTCGCCGGGttggcaacagcagcggtcACCTACCTTCATTTTCTCAGCTTCAGCTTTGTAGCTGTCATCGTCCGGTCCGGTCGGCACCTCGATGCCAGCCTTCGTCATCTCCTCGCGCTGCAGGGCGAGCATGCGCTCCTTGTAGGCGCGGAGGTTGTCGGGCCGCTTAAGCCACTCTTCGTCTGTCATTACGTACTTCTCCACCTTCGATACATCGTCGTAGTTCTCCACCTGCGCGGTAGGTCGAAGGTCGACGACGTGGATGCGATACCCTGTCTCGCATCCATAAAAGCCAAGCAGTTTCTCATCCTTCATGTCACCCTCTACCTTGCAGTCGCGGGTGTCGTACAGCTCTAGTCGAATCTGCTCCGCCGGGATGCCGAACCGAGAGTACATGTCGTCTTTAATGCTCTGTACTGTCTGTGTAAGTCCGTAGGACTTCTCCGGTACCACACGCTGGCTCGCCGAGTGGGTGATGGCCACCTTAACAACAGACATGGGTTCTTGCCTGTGCAGTGCGACTTGtgagaggggaagggcgcACGCGCGCTATCGAGTGAATTGACAGGGTGTTGCGAGTGCAGTGCAGGAAAAGGCGTGAGCAAgttggtggtgggggggggggcagaagaCAGGCAAAGAGGTGAGAGAAGCGAGTGAAAGAGAATCGATgtatttatttatttttatgaggagggggatgcaTCACAGTAAAGAACTGCAGGATGTTGGAagtggcgaggagggggtggtggtggtggtggtggtaagAGCGTCAGCGTAGATGACGACTGTACAACACTCTGCACTTCTGTATGGCATAACCGTGCATTTGCGGCCGCATGTTCTGCAACATCTTCTTCTGTTCGAACCACACGCACAAGTTttctcttgttgttgttgttgttgtgcgtgcgcgagcagcggagagagagaaacgaacCTGTACGTGCAGTGGCCAAAatcgcggcgacggcggtggtgatggtgggtTCGTGGTGGGATTCCccccttgtgtgtgtgtgtgcatgctAAAAGCTGTGCAAGTGATACATACACCAGCAAAAAAAGAAGCTGATGGTGCGTCCAAGTCCGGAGATAGCACTGGGGTGGCGGCATAAGGGCGAGAGAAAATGAGCATAGCATCTACGAGAGCAGGGTACACAACCGCTTGCAGCGCCATCGCACTTTCGCAAGTCGGCGTTGGTACCCGACGCaccttcctcttccaccaAACTCGATCCCCTCCCTGCGCATCCCATCGACAACTACTTCAGCTACCAGTCccctcccacctccctccAGGCCCACGaatacacacatacatgtACACAACGGCGCGTGCGCTAGCAACATGCAGGCCAACAAAgcacaaagaaaaagcgaGATTCGCCACAGATACTAATATAcatccctcccctccctgaTTCAAGCTCGTGGGTCGACCAAGGCCCTGAGCACACGTGCATGGGTGGACGATCAGGGCGGGTGATAGGTAAACATGCCGTGGTCCACTAAAGCAACTGGTGCTTCGATGGCTTCAGCACCAGTACCGAACGGTGCGATCACTACTGCCGCTGACGAGGAAGCGATGACTTGAGAGGTCGAACGCCACGCTCTGCACCGGGCCTTCATGACCCACCATCTCTGTCACCACCGACTCTTCCACATCGATGATCTTGATGGTACCGTCGTCGCTGGCGACCGCGACGTTGTGACCGCCGCCGTCCACTGCGACGCAGTTGGCCGGCTGCGGTCCGCATTCGACGCGGAGAAGCTGCACCATGCAGCGGGCATCCCAGATAACGACAGCGCCTTGGGTGTCGcaggaggcgaagagggatCTCCCCACCGGCCCGGCTGCCACGGATAACACGGCGCCACGATGGCCAGTGAAGGACTGTGCCTTGGTGCCTTGCCGGGCGTCCCAGACGGCAACGCACTTATCTGCGCTGCCCGTGAGCAGCAGATTCGTGTACGGCAGCCAGCTGACAGTGTTCACTGCATCCTGGTGCCCTCGCAGTGTTTGCCGGCACACGCCCCGCTCCACgtcccacacacgcgccgtCTTGTCCAGCGCCGCACTCGCCAACAGAAGGCCGGTTTCCTGAAACTCGAGGTCCCAGACACTGTTTGTGTGGGCGCTAAgtgtggcggcgcagcggttACTCGCAAAATCCCAGAGTTTGACCGTCTTGTCTCCCGAGCCGGTGGCGAGCATGGTGCCGCGCGGGTGCACGCCAACGCACGAGATCCAGTTGCTGTGACCCTGTCCAGAGACGATGGCGTCCCCAGCAGGCAGCGTTGACAGCCGCCAGCTGCCATCGTCGCTGCCACTCGCC is from Leishmania braziliensis MHOM/BR/75/M2904 complete genome, chromosome 18 and encodes:
- a CDS encoding putative tubulin-specific chaperone — encoded protein: MSVVKVAITHSASQRVVPEKSYGLTQTVQSIKDDMYSRFGIPAEQIRLELYDTRDCKVEGDMKDEKLLGFYGCETGYRIHVVDLRPTAQVENYDDVSKVEKYVMTDEEWLKRPDNLRAYKERMLALQREEMTKAGIEVPTGPDDDSYKAEAEKMKVGDRCCCQPGERFGTVRYVGRVAALKPGYWVGVEFDEPVGKSNGTVKGVTLFECLPLYGGVMRPDQVKVGDFPPEEY